In the Cheilinus undulatus linkage group 19, ASM1832078v1, whole genome shotgun sequence genome, one interval contains:
- the LOC121527661 gene encoding clusterin-like protein 1, with protein sequence MRRLLVHILCISQALLCAADSPPLSEEALEGLSAAGEHFVNEEIKRSVLGVKQVRELMEEKEKKHRHFMDALRQSSDKKKGAMQLARESEQKLEEAERQCRDLTKSLFEECRPCLEDTCKNFYASTCRRGFTSFSYKVEEFFKTLAAQLEETDHFFYQDEENTGYSNLAENPQLTGDEADLQQVDLSFSQLLLQTNVLFNQSVSLVTKMQQAFGHSFLLAFTAELHPSPLSATWVRSGPGFFRSLGLDQTVDSVKNGMGEIGSSVVDIFEDENSQQPNKDTGFFPGLGQLQSRHLCRRLRRQTSECLHLGGWCETCKEYFFKECPIVQQLHSEVEEMHLLLNASREQYDDRLQLVRRHTADTQSWLSNMEDKYRWVSHLSEDTDGPDNIFSVIAVTSQPQMKTIRLKTDSIMLVTVLDSAPFAVSVPAELEVDDPAFVQYAAQEALTLYKRQIRGMK encoded by the exons ATGAGGAGGCTGCTCGTTCATATTCTCTGCATCTCTCAAGCCCTGCTCTGTGCTGCTGACTCTCCTCCTCTGAGCGAGGAGGCACTGGAAG GGCTGTCTGCAGCAGGAGAGCATTTTGTCAATGAGGAAATAAAGAGATCTGTACTCGGGGTGAAGCAGGTGAGGGAGCTGatggaggaaaaagagaaaaagcacagaCACTTCATGGACGCCCTGAGACAGAGCAGCGACAAGAAGAAG GGAGCGATGCAGCTGGCCCGAGAATCCGAGCAGAAACTTGAAGAGGCTGAGAGGCAGTGTCGAGATTTGACCAAATCTTTGTTTGAGGAATGCCGGCCTTGTCTTGAAGATACTTGTAAGAACTTTTATGCCTCTACATGTCGCCGTGGCTTCACCTCCTTCTCTTATAAG GTTGAGGAGTTTTTCAAGACACTTGCGGCGCAGCTGGAAGAGACGGATCATTTCTTTTATCAAGATGAGGAGAATACGGGTTACTCAAACTTGGCAGAGAATCCTCAGCTCACAGGAGATGAAGCAGATCTTCAGCAGGTGGATTTGTCATTCAGCCAGCTGCTTTTACAAACCAACGTCTTGTTCAACCAGAGTGTCTCTCTGGTCACAAAGATGCAACAGGCATTCGGGCATTCCTTCCTTTTGGCTTTCACTGCAGAGCTCCATCCCAGCCCTCTGTCAGCCACGTGGGTCCGCTCAGGCCCTGGCTTCTTCAGAAGTCTAGGTCTGGATCAGACTGTTGATTCAGTGAAGAATGGGATGGGGGAAATTGGCTCTTCTGTGGTTGATATTTTTGAAGATGAGAACTCTCAGCAGCCAAACAAAG ATACAGGATTCTTTCCTGGTTTGGGACAGTTACAGAGCAGACATCTGTGCAGACGCCTGCGCAGACAAACATCAGAGTGCCTGCATCTTGGAGGTTGGTGTGAGACCTGCAAAGAGTATTTCTTTAAAG AGTGTCCCATCGTCCAGCAGCTGCACTCTGAGGTGGAAGAGATGCACTTGCTTCTGAATGCCTCCCGTGAACAGTACGACGACCGGCTGCAGCTGGTCCGCAGACACACGGCGGACACGCAGTCCTGGCTCAGCAACATGGAGGACAAATACCGCTGGGTCAGCCACCTGTCTGAAGACACAGATGGCCCAGACAACATCTTTAGCGTCATCGCA GTCACATCTCAGCCACAGATGAAGACCATCAGACTTAAAACTGACAGCATCATGCTTGTGACTGTTCTGGACTCGGCCCCGTTCGCCGTCTCAGTCCCTGCAGAGCTGGAGGTGGACGACCCTGCTTTCGTTCAGTATGCCGCTCAGGAGGCTCTGACTCTGTACAAACGCCAGATAAGAG GGATGAAGTAA